One window of Branchiostoma lanceolatum isolate klBraLanc5 chromosome 6, klBraLanc5.hap2, whole genome shotgun sequence genomic DNA carries:
- the LOC136436761 gene encoding ubiquitin-like protein 3 isoform X2 translates to MTSSPSSDQVNLRLILVSGKTHEFQFSPNDSAADIAKHVYENWPTDWDDEKVSTHSILRLIYQGRFLHGNVTLGALQLPVGKTTVMHLVARENLPEPNSQGQRKSGKTEESNCCVLL, encoded by the exons GTTAACTTACGGCTGATCCTGGTTAGTGGAAAGACACATGAATTCCAGTTCTCCCCCAATGACTCGGCAGCGGACATTGCTAAACACGTTTATGAAAACTGGCCTACCG ACTGGGACGATGAGAAAGTCAGCACACACAGCATACTTCGTCTAATATATCAGGGCAGATTCCTGCACGGAAATGTCACACTTGGAG CCTTACAGCTACCGGTAGGAAAGACAACAGTGATGCATTTGGTGGCAAGAGAGAATTTACCAGAGCCGAACTCACAAG GTCAGAGAAAAAGTGGGAAGACAGAGGAGAGTAACTGTTGTGTCCTGTTGTGA
- the LOC136436761 gene encoding ubiquitin-like protein 3 isoform X1, with product MTSSPSSDQVSQGIQQVNLRLILVSGKTHEFQFSPNDSAADIAKHVYENWPTDWDDEKVSTHSILRLIYQGRFLHGNVTLGALQLPVGKTTVMHLVARENLPEPNSQGQRKSGKTEESNCCVLL from the exons GTCTCACAAGGAATACAGCAG GTTAACTTACGGCTGATCCTGGTTAGTGGAAAGACACATGAATTCCAGTTCTCCCCCAATGACTCGGCAGCGGACATTGCTAAACACGTTTATGAAAACTGGCCTACCG ACTGGGACGATGAGAAAGTCAGCACACACAGCATACTTCGTCTAATATATCAGGGCAGATTCCTGCACGGAAATGTCACACTTGGAG CCTTACAGCTACCGGTAGGAAAGACAACAGTGATGCATTTGGTGGCAAGAGAGAATTTACCAGAGCCGAACTCACAAG GTCAGAGAAAAAGTGGGAAGACAGAGGAGAGTAACTGTTGTGTCCTGTTGTGA